A segment of the Chromatiales bacterium 21-64-14 genome:
GCGTTGAGATAGCGTTTGCGGTCGGCGAGGTCGTCGTGGGTCAGCAGCACTTGGGCGGTATGCATGCCGAAGCGCTGGAAGCGCGCCTCGTAGGCCTGGACCATCCCCATCTGGCCCACTGCAGCGGCCGCCTGGAGTTCGTAGAGTGCCCGTGGGCGTTCCTGCCAACCCAGGCGAACCATACCCTCCGCCACCGCGCCGGAGGAGACCAACACCGGCTCCCGGCCCGCCTGGCGCAGCGCCGCCAACTGGCTCACCCAGCCGTCGAGGGCACAACCATCCAGGCCGCGTCCATCCGCGGTGACCAGGGAGCTGCCGACCTTGACCACCCAGCGTCGGCTGTGCGCCAATTGTTCACGGGTCTTCATGGGTCCCCCACGCGCCTAGACGTCCGCGCCGCCCACCCACGCCATGGGAAGGCGAGACTGTACACGCCGGCCTTAGCTGCTGCCACCAGGGCCGTGGATCTCCAGGTAGGTCATCACCCGGGCTACCAGGGTGCGGGTGCCCTCGCCGCTGACCGCCGACAGCGCAAATACGGGTCCTTCCCAGCCCAGCCGCGCGGCAATGTCCCGGCACCGCGCATCGCGCTCCCCGGGGGGGAGCAGGTCGGTTTTGTTGAGCACCAGCCAGCGTTCCCGTCGCGCCAGTTCCGGGCTGAATTTCTCCAACTCTCCGGCGATGGTGTGCACGCTGTCAACGGGATCCGAGCCGTCTTGGGGTACTGCGTCCACCACCTGTAGCAACAGACGGGTGCGGGCCACGTGGCGCAGAAATTGGATCCCCAGGCCGGCGCCCTCGGCGGCGCCTTCGATCAGTCCCGGGATATCCGCCACCACGAAACTGCGCAGCTCATCCACCCGCACCACACCCAGGTGGGGGTGCAGGGTGGTGAACGGGTAGTCCGCCACCTTGGGGCGGGCCGCGGATACCGCCCTGATCAGGGTCGACTTACCGGCATTGGGCAGGCCCACCAGCCCTACGTCTGCCAGGATCTTCAATTCCAGGCGCAGGGTCCGCTCCTCGCCGGGGTCCCCGGGGGTGGACTGGCGTGGCGCCCGGTTGGTGGAGGTCTTGAACCGGGTGTTTCCCAGCCCATGACGGCCACCCCGCGCCACCAGCAGGCGCTGCGCGGGCCGCACCAGATCGCCGATGGTCTCCTCGGTGTCTGCGTCCCGTACCACGGTACCCACGGGGACCTGGATCTCCAAGTCGGAACCGCCGCGCCCGGTGCAGTTCGCACCCCGCCCATCCTGGCCGCGCTGGGCGCGGAACAGGCGCCGATAACGGAAGTCGGCAAGGGTGTTCAGGGCTGGCTCCGCCACCAAGTAGATGCTGGCGCCGTCGCCTCCGTCGCCCCCGTCGGGCCCGCCGAAGGGGATG
Coding sequences within it:
- the obgE gene encoding GTPase ObgE (ObgE; essential GTPase; exhibits high exchange rate for GTP/GDP; associates with 50S ribosomal subunit; involved in regulation of chromosomal replication) — its product is MKFVDEAIIRVEAGQGGNGCVGFRREKFIPFGGPDGGDGGDGASIYLVAEPALNTLADFRYRRLFRAQRGQDGRGANCTGRGGSDLEIQVPVGTVVRDADTEETIGDLVRPAQRLLVARGGRHGLGNTRFKTSTNRAPRQSTPGDPGEERTLRLELKILADVGLVGLPNAGKSTLIRAVSAARPKVADYPFTTLHPHLGVVRVDELRSFVVADIPGLIEGAAEGAGLGIQFLRHVARTRLLLQVVDAVPQDGSDPVDSVHTIAGELEKFSPELARRERWLVLNKTDLLPPGERDARCRDIAARLGWEGPVFALSAVSGEGTRTLVARVMTYLEIHGPGGSS